The genome window aggtcacccagcaggcttcatgagcaggagtggggaacaaactcACCTCTCaagattacagtccaccgctcttaactgctactcaccatgctggctctcttaagatAAATCTGCAATTACTATTAGCTTCTATCGTTTCCCTTTTGGCAAAGCATCTTCAAGAAGCCCTTTGGTCCCACAGAAATCTTTGCCATTCCCTTCATTTATATTGTTGAACATAGGACTACACCAAATGTACTTAGTCATCATTCAGGgtttcaatttgttgttttaactttgattttactgtattttattgtatgttggaAACTGACCTGATCCTACAAGGGGCataaggtggcatataaataaataagtaaacaaacaaacacatacatacatacataactgATTATTCTAGTATTCCAAATCCCCCTCCCATATACCTTAaaaatttcatttccttttgaaaaGATCCATAGAttgcctggtgggccactgcgagtagcagagagctggactagatggactttggtctgatccagctggcttgttcttatgttcttatgttctacatGTGCTATACGACCTTCATGAAGTGTGATGGActgctggggaagaagaagaagagtttggatttacatcccccctttctcccctgtaaggagactcaacggggcttacaaactcctttcccttaccacctcacaacaaacaccctgtgaggtgggtggggctgagagagctcagaagaactgtgactagcccaaggtcacacagccggcatgtgttagagtgcacaaactaatctagttcaccagataagcctccacagctcaggcggcagagcggggaatcaaacccggttctccagatcagagtgcacctgctgttaaccatgaCAACACACTGAAAAGCAACAGAGTAGCTGGGATGAATTCCTGCTACTCTTGGAACCCTCCCTGCAAGACAGCTCTGCATCAAAGTGAAAACTTGGGATATTGAAGTAATTGAGATGATTCTCCGTGGTCTCCACTGAAAATTCTGCTAGAGGGTCTGTGACTTTTCCCCAGTTATTGCTTTTGGCTGAAACCCATGCTACTTATGTTTTTAGCTGCTTAGTGATGACAACATAGAAATTGTGGACTATTGTGCCCCCACCGCACATTTTTCCCTGATAGAGAAGTTATGCATCAGTTTCATGCACAGCTGTCCCACGGTTATGAACCAGCAGATCAACGTTACACTGGACTGAGATGCTTGTTGTTGCATACTCAGCAAGCAGTAACAACATTAGTGTTGTGTTGCCAATTTGCCAGAACACCTCTCATTGGGGTGATCCTCTGTTCTTTCCAGCTATTCATTCATGTTCCAGCTACAGCCCTGGAAGTACCAAATACTAACTGTAGGTTTCTTGTACAGCTTCAGGAGTTCAGCAGGAAACAAGAAGGATGATTTGCTAAGTGATAAGGAAGCGACTGACTACTGGGGCAGGCGGTTAGATGACAACCGAAGACAAAATACACTTGGTGAATAACTTAATGAAACATCTGGGTGCCACTGATCTAAGATACAGGGCTATTAACAGTAAGAATCTCAGTCTTTCCAGTTAACAGCTTGTTGCCTAACATATTCGCATTAGACATTAGAAGCACTACACTTGTTCTGTGACCTACTAGAGCCTACAGAAATTACTGCCCATACAACAAAATGGCCACACCACAGGAAAGATTTTATTGGCTGTGTTTTGTTTGCATTCCCTTTGGTCTGGGCAACAGAACTTGTTtggggacattttatttctgatttattttaaacagttttttgtctgtgtgtcctGTGTGGTAAAAGGAAATGCAAATCAACAAGTGTACACACACTGTTTTGTGTAATTTTGCTTGGTGCCATCTTTGAAATTACTGTACTGCTCTTAGGATAGTTAAGGCCCCAGTTCTGCACATACTTACTTTAGGATCAATCCCATTGAAATCCATGGACATATTTTAAATGGAATTGTGATATTAgaatattaacagtgcaatcctatgcagttactccagtttaagctaATTTAAACCAGTTGGCTTAGATTGAAGTAAGTCTGCATAGGAATgaagctgccagcctccagggggtagTTGGAGATCTgtgattacaagtgatctccagatttcagaaatcagctctcctgaagaaaatggtccttttggaaggtggaatctgtgCTATTATACTGCACTGAAatctccccaaaccacaccctcctcaggttccaccccccaaaatatctaggaatttcccaacccagaattggcaaccttagtGTAGGACAGCAATTGCATGTATTGATTGTGGAAAGGGGCATGTATACCGACAGGGGAGAGAAGGCTCAGTCCTCATGTACTAGGAGCAAGGAGATGAGTCATGAGGATGTTCGTGAGGCTGGATAAGAGCCAGCTGAAGCTAGTTAGGGTTGAGTATatggagagccagcaaggtgtagtggttaagagcaagtgcactctaatcgggagaaccgggtttgattccccgctctgccacttgagttatggaggcttatttggtgaactagattagtttgtgcacatgccagctgggtgtccttggattagtcacagttcttctgagctctctcagccccacccacctcacagggtgttgtgaggggggaagggaaaggaatttgtaagaccctttgagtctccttacaggagagaaagggggatataaatccaactcttcttcttctactattacTATTAAAGGGCAAAAGTTTTGCAAGCAGTGTCAACTgagcatgcttaatgagctaatgcatattaacttatCCTGTTCGGACGACAACCTTCATTTTAATGCACATCCGAGAGGGTTGAGTGTGGGGGCACATATTAAGGAGCAACATGTAAATAGGCTGGCCAGAAAGTTGTAACTCCAAGTATCCTTAGCCAATGGGAGAACGGAGAGGATGTGGTGGAATCGGAGAAAgggaataaatatgctgtgtaaTTAATAAGTCAATGGAGTCTGCCCATTTGGggacggctcccctttctttgcaaataaagctatgGTAGAATTCTCTCCTGTTGACTTGATCTTTGGTaacaaaatattgggcaccacactcAGACTGTTTCTGGTGTTACGGAAAAGTCCCAGAATATTTGAACTATGATATTAAAGCACAAATGATGAAAAAAACTAGAAAATAAATGCCTGgggaatctatttttaaaaaggaaagccatGTTTCAAAAAAATAACCACCAACATTTAAAATCTTAATATCTTATAATACCTGTTAGTAAGACTAACCAAAGTAACACAATGCAGTGTGGAAGCTTTCAAGTTCTCTGGAACTTTTCAGTAGATTGGATGTTAAAAAATGACAGTACAAGGCTCTCAGACCATGATCTCAGGGCCATTTGTCCACTTATACAAATTAGAACAAAGTACTGCTAAGGTTTAATCATATTTGTACAGATAAAAGACACTCCCCTCCAGCAGAGGCAAAGGGCTGGAGAAACCTGGAAGCTTACATATTGTTTTGCATAACTGTGCTTGGTTATGAATCATGATAAAAGGTATTccttgttttttgtatttttctggtcCCATCACAGCAATTTGCATCCTGAAATATGGAAAGTGAAGACTTtcttggccagaatcaactggctgttgcaggttttccaggctatgtggccatggtctaataCTTTTGCTCCTAAATTTTTGACCACATTCATGGCTGgcataaagatgccagccatagaggcggATGAAACACTAGGAGCGAAAACTACTGGCCAGACAGCCGGAAAATCCACACCAGCCAGTCAATTTTCATTTCCCCTTATTGCATAGTTCCTAAAACTGAATAGGCATGATACTGATTTGCACTCTTAGTTTTGCagagtgccctcaagtcacagccgacttctagcgagagttttcaaggcaagaaactgacAGAGGAGGCTTGCCATGGCTAAGCTCCGCCCAACCAAGCAAATATGCCACTTCCAAGATGGCTGCCGGCCAGTTCGGTGCTAAAGGCAAAAACCCTCTATGATTTCTAACGTCACATCCGGCGAGATTCCAAGCGGAAATGACATGTTTCTCTGCAAAGAGTTCCGGAATATGTGCCTCCAGCGCCGTCGCCATGGAGACGGACGACGGCCGGCTGTCGGTGTCGAAGACCCTGCGGGCTCTCAAAGACGTCCTCGCAGGAAAGGTCGCGGATGGAGCCCGCGGCGCAGCGTGGTTCAAGGAGAGCAGCAGCCGGAACTTGCGTAGCCGCGACTTCCTGGCCCCACAGGCCGCCCTCAGGGCGGTGTTCGGGGATGGACAGGTAGAAGCGTCACCTGATTGACAAGGGGGCGTGGCAGGAAGAATGGGAGCGCGCATGCGTTGCTGTCTCTTGCAGGGACCATGAGTGAAATTATTGTGGGTGGGCTGGGTGCGATGAAGTAACTTCTGATTTAGGATgtccctatgaattaatggcctccaaacTATCCTATTGTAACTAATCTTACAATTTGAGCGTCGTGTCTCATGTTAGGTCTTACTCTTTTCCGactgccttcagtttttcctagcattatcttTCCTAATCAGTCTTGTTTTTCATAATGGGACCAAAGTACTATAGCCTAATTTGGGTCATTGTAGCCCCTGCGGAGAGCTCGGATTTGATTTGATCAAGATTGATAGAATCTATTTCTACATTTGGTGAAGTGAACTCTGACTTAGGTCAGCTTAAGCTGTTGAcctgcattacaatgcagtcaaccacacctttgcatagcaagttccacccaaacacttaacgattggctccccaccctgggacatggacaatatataccccactaaacattctcttgtCACTGGacgcagtgtataacagacttctctctgtgatacacctctgaagatgcctgggACAGAgacattccggggcaggacgggggtggaggacatacaagtgcactgggtgctttccccccttgctacgcctctgccagtggCACATTGAAGGCTCATTTGTTTAGCTTCATAATAAGACTTTGTGGACTAGAATCCTCTAGATCAAGGTGGTTACACAAGCTGTAGATTGTTTTGCATACCAAAATAGAGTCCTGTGTGCTACATTAAACGTATTGGTGGACTAGAGCATCGTGTCAGATGCACCAAGTGTCAGCTGGCAGATGCTGACAGCAATACGCATGGGCACAAAATGCTGCCTTTGGTATTTTAAATAGAAAAGTGGGACTTTTATTTTCTAAAGGAGTACATGTGCTAGGAAAGCCAGTGTGGAGTGGTAGTTATAAGAGTATCACATCCCCATTCCACCGTGAAGCTCCCTTGGTGATCCTGGGCAAgccactctttcagcctaacctacttcgcagggttcttgtgtggataaaatggcagagaagGAAGCCTTCTGCATActatcctgagctccttgaaagaagggtgCAATAAAAATACAATGCAATACATAACGTACATACCAGGTAAGAACAACAACCAATTTAAACAATTGATTGTATTGGCTTTTACTTTGGGACCAGCTTGGAGCGGATCTGCAAAACAGCGACATTTGCTCTAAATCAATCTTCCTCGTTTTACTTTGTTAATTTAGCCAAGGCTAGCTCaacctcatcagattttggaagctaaggagagctgatcctggttagtagttgaatgggggatcaccaaggaataccagggttgctaggcaatgGTAAAATACCTGTGactgtcccttgccttgaaaaccttgagGCATTGCCATACGTTAGCTTTGACTCGGTAGCACAATCCACTACCAGTGGGGAGAGAgaagtttttttatttatattattgcaACTAATATTAATATGCATAACTTTGCTCAGACTACTGCACATGCCAATCAATGCAGTGTGAGAAGGTATGGACACTTACACCAGCACCAGAGAGCCACACAACACTCATGCGCCAGTGGTGCCAGTGCTTTTGTGCAGGAGCCTGCACAGGCGCCAATGGGGACTTCAGTTGACTTCCTGTGGCATTTCACCCTCAAAACACTCCCTTCTGCTGCTGtagacttacaccagcaaaaatagGGGTGCAGCCCATTCGGCTGCATAGGGGGCTTGCAGCATGGTCATGGGATCTTTCCTGTTTCCTTGTTCGCCACACCTCCACAATCCTCTTTGGAGGCAACAGAGCTGGGCTGAGTTGCTGCCCGTTTACCTCCTTTCAGGAATGGGCTGTCTAAAGACATTTTTGGAGCTGATATGTGATCAAAGCAGTGAACCCAGAGAGTACTTGTAAGCAACCATATTCTACAGCTTAGCCCTTTGTTGACTGCTTACATAGAGATCTGCTTTCAGACACACAGCACTGATTgtcatttccttcctccttctgtACCAGGTTCCTGATGGTATCGTCAAGAGTGTGCTGTCACTGAAATGTCCAGGTGTGCCACCCATCCAGTGCTGCCAAAATGGCTTGGCAGGACTGACAGTGCAACTGGACAGAACTGCTGTCTTTGCGGATATCCTGAAAGCCATCCCTTCGTATGCCAAACCTCCGCAAATAGCCCTTGGTGGGCCCTGCGTGGTGCTCAATTGCGTGCCCCTGCATGGGTGTAAGGGCCTGAACTCATTCAGCCTGAATCATCTGAGAGCCATTCTGGTCACCGACCACCTCGCTGGTGTGCTCCAAGCTCAAGGGTTAGTTGATGGAACCCTGAAATGTGCattaacataagaactagcctgctggatcagaccagagtccatctagtccagcactctgctacttgcagttgcccaccaggtgcctttgggagctcacaagcaggatgtgaaagcaatggccttctgctgctgctgcttctgagcacctggtctgctaaggcatttgcaatctgagatcaaggaggatcaagattggtagccatagaaatgGCTCAAGATTGTTCATTTCAAGTGGACATGGTAGGACATATTCTCACTGCTTCTAGTGGCTTCTGCTTGTTCTTAGGTAAGCAAGTGATCCTAGCCATTATGGTTGTGGAAGAACAGTCGTGTCTGCAAAAGGCACAGGGACTGAGGGGCTGGGTTGTTCAGTAGTTAGACAGCAGGATTCTTCACTTCATCTACTTTAATGTAGGATATTTTCCCTAGGCCTAAATTCTACATCCTTTGCCAAACCACTTATATTCGTTAAGTGTGCATTCGTGTCTTTCTTTTGCACTAAACGAATTCTGTTTCTCTAGCCGAGGAAGCCATGGCAGGCACTGAACTCTGGCAGGGAAACTCAATTCAGGATTCATCCAGAGGGTTCCAAATGACCGAGCGAAGAGCAGAAACAACTCTttgatggattctgcacagcatttttACAGTGAATTGCAATCATTATGCAGGAATTCATTTTCCCATTTATTAAAAGGGACAACGAGTTcgtttataatgattgcaacttatTATGAAtgtactgtgcggaatcagccttcatTATGTAAAAGTGATCGTGATTGGGGAGATTGCATATTTTCCAGAGGGTCCAAGATACTAACACCCCCTGTTGATTTCATTTAAGCCGGACAAAGGTAGGCAATTTTATGTCAtcaagtagaagagtttggatttatatccccctttctctcctgtaggagactcaaaggggcttacaatctccttgcccttcccccctcacaacaaacaccctgtgaggtaggtggggctgagagagctccgagaagctgtgactagaccaaggtcacccagctggcgtgtgtgggagtgcacaggctaatctgaattccccagataagcctccacagctcaggcggcagagtggagaatcaaacctggttcctccagattagatacaagagctcttaacctcctatgccactgctgcttcatatAACCAATAGAATTCATACAGTCAAGCCTCATCAAATTAGTGTAGGTTACCATAGCCcagggggctggcaggggctgatgggaattttagtccatgaacatctggagagccacaggttgcagacccctgccatagccaATCCACATCAAGTACTTTCCCACCTCTCAAGAATCCTGCTAGTTGGCATCCCTGAGCTTGCTTATCTCTATGGCTTTGTGTTAAGTGCATTCTGTGAATACTGTGATGCGCCCCTTTAAGCCAAACAAGTTCAGCATGTAAGAGCTGAAACCTTCAGACAAAGGAGAACAAGATGTAGGGGGAAGGGCAGGTATACCAAGCAAGAAAAAGGAATGCAGACTGACTGTCTCTTATAGGAGATAAGAAATAGTGAGAGAGGCTCGGGGTCAGCCTGACTTAAATGTAGGATAAAGGATTTAAGGCAGAACTGTAACTCTATAATGTAGTTAAGTCAGGACTGTTAGAACTTACAGAAACTACAATCCATTAATTAAGCGAGttgttcccaacctggggtacatgccagagtgtttgggggcgcaaggaaaaaaaattacatagtaggttTACTACTgtagggggtacaattttagggaaatgggttgccaaggggtatgtgaatgaaaaaaaaggttgggaaccactgatctaagccaCGCAGATCCTTGAATTAGTTTTTGACCAGAAAATGGAAAACGTTGCTGCTTCTGCTCACTCTGGGAATGCTGTTGTTTCAATGCTGCATGATTGTGCCTCTGTAGGGTGGATGTACATCTGGTCCCCGCTTTGGCTGATGAGGAAACCCGGAGATTCCTGCGCCAGTTGCAGATCGAGTGGCCCTCAGGTTTGGAAATGTCCCCCAGCTCTGAGGATTTTCTCACCATGAAGGATGCCCTTCGCCAGTGCCCTCATGCCACGTTTGCCGAGATGGACGAAGAGGGAGCCATGTGCAGACTGCACTTGAGAGGGTTCTTGGgaaatcaggagcagcagaaagatAGCCTGGAAGGCTATGACCCAAACCTGGACGTGTTCCTTGGTAGGTATTCCTAAAGTCaatctattgcagtgatggcgaacctttttgggaGAATCgtgaaagtgcccaaattgcaacccaaactccacttatttatggcaaagtgccaacccgacaatttaacctgaatgctgaggttttagtttagaaaaaaaggttggttccctcttcctctgccccacccgctcgagcaggggccagcctgctctagcctccagcaagttccgcTCGTACCGCTCCGTGCCTCtatagcatctctgcctcctctgcgacagcagccacccggagcacaggcaccaggcctgccagccgagtcctccctgctcactgtggtgcgcgcaggtcgtgctcagtggcctaggccagcctagatatgtgtgtggggtgtgtgtgtgattttccgccccccacatgacgaactctctgtgtgcgtgcccacagagagggctccgagtgccatctctggcacctgtgccataggtttgccatcactgatctattgtcttctcctcccctccccaaggcaGACTGTAATATTTCTGCTTCTGTCCTCAGTGTGTCGCAAATACATTTTATAGAGTTGAGAGGAAGGCTGAGATCTAATGACTTGCCACATAGGGTGTGATTGTGGCTGGATGTGCTCGGCATCTCTGTTCTAGTTGGCTACTTCAAATCTTGGCAAGGAGGGCTGCTGGGGAAGAAAGGATCTTTCTACTTCAGAAGCGTGTACAATGAACTTCCTTGACATATCTCCTTCTCCGTTGCAGTGACGGAGGAGAAACTGCTCCACGTGGCTGAGCTGCAACGTGCGGCCTCGCAGTGTGCGGTAAGTCGAGAGCTTACCGCCTTGGGTCTGCGGCGGATTCTCCCCTGGGCTTGAGTCTCATGCCATCTGGTACTCTCCTGCAGGCGCTTGCTCCAGGAAGATGCTACGACGTTGTGCATGTGGTGAGCCACGAGGAGGCATTCCAGCAGCAGAAGGTGGACTTGCTGTGGAGGCTGGTAGCTCCACAAGTGCCCCCTGCCTCCCAGGTAAGGAGCTGTCCTTCAGTCTGGGGTGATGTACAGCACAGAGTGTGTATTAAGTTTTTCCTGTCGTGGTGGGTTCCTTCCTCCTTTAATCAATACTAATATTCTCTtctctcctgctggctgctgttgcCCACCCTTTTCTGCAagtctggccaattggccatgctggcaggggctgatgggatttgtagtccatgaacctctggagagccgcaggttgcagagccctggctAGATAttgcaagcagaagaaaaacaaaatgtagcCAGCAGCCTTAAAGCCCTTGGTGCAAAGAAAGTTCAGTGTTTGCAATTGAGAGAGACCAAAAGTAACTGTAGGGAGTAGGAGAGCCTTTGGCTGGAATCACACATGTATTGTATGCTCACCCCAAAAACACAGGGAAGTAGCCTGAGAGCTCAGAAAATCTTAaactttagaacaggggtgttcaactctgccctccagatgttcactgaccactattcccatcagcccctgccagctggcagtggCAGGTggcaattgtccatgaacatctggagggctgatgggaatcgtagctggcaggggctgatgggaattgtagcctatgaacatatggagggctttaaaagaacaaaaatgagTTTCTGGTTTTTATGGCTGCCGTGTATTTTGAATAATAAGGAAAAAATATACAATGTGGAGGCTGCCCAGTGAAGAACATACAAAGTGGGGTGAGGGGGCTTCCTGCAGAATTGTTTTCATAGCCAAACAGGCCAGTTTGTAGTCCGCCATTTCTCATTCCTTCTGAGAAGCTAGCCGGTTTGACAGAGGCCTCAGCTGACAGGCCCTGCCGTCTGCTTTGTTCTGCAGAAACACCTCGTCTGTGGGCCAGTGAAAGTTGCTGCCGCTGCCTCCCCTGTGAGCGTCCTTCAGTATTTCCAGTGAGTGGCCCCTCTCCCTCCTCGCAGAAGGTCGTTGTGCTCTGTCGAACTGGCCACAAGATTGGGCTGTTTTTGATTCCTCTGCAAAGTTCTGGGCAAATTGACCACAGGTCATGCTTGACCTGCGCTTCCTCTCTGGGCCGTTCCCATTGCTGCCTTAATCGGCCACTTGATTGGCAATGCAGCCGAATGGAGGTGCTGAGCACGAACTCAGTCCTGGCTTGGGATGAAACAGCTGTGCTTCTGTCCCCATGTGCACAGTGGGGCTTCAGGGATCTGGGTCCACCTAGGATCCACTTCATTGAGAACGCACTGAGAAAGGTAAAGGCCAACTTAGCTTCAGTGAACAGGCAGCCTTGTTCTTCTCCAGAATCTCTGGGgtccctctctcccttctgctTTTAGCTCTCCAGTGAGCACCAGTATTGTACAGAACCCACGTGTTGCTTGGTCTCTTTTCTAAGTGTTTTCAGCCTGTCCTTTTTATTAATACTTGTGTTTGTCTCGCTAGGGTGAGGCACTCCCAGATGTATGAGGCTTCCGTGCTGAAGTATGGTGACCTCTCCCAGGGTAAGGCCTTCTCCTCTTTGTCAAGGGGTTCCTTTTTGCGGCGTTGCTTTCCAGAGGACTTAGTTGTTTCAGCAGTTGGGAACACTGGGGCTGCTCCTGTCTGCCAGCCTATTTGGGTGGTAGGAGAATAAAGTCTGCATTTGGGCTTGGAAGATGCCCACGTGGGCCTCCTTTGAGTCTTCCTGTTTGGCAGGGTGGGAAAGATGTTCCCTTCTAGACTGTCATGGCCCCTTTACTGAAGATCTGCAGGTTCTTAGCACTGGCTTCAcaaaaccccttttaaaaaatctgcgtGGGTCTTTCCTTCTGGCTTCTTTCTGTAGATGAATCCTGGACGGAAACCATCAGTGTCTTGATGTCAGCTGCCATCCGATTTGAGATGCTGAGCACAGCTCATTCAAAACAGGTAAACTGGGAGGGGAGTGGCGGGGGGGCTCCTTCTGGGGGTGCATCTCATTGGCAGTTGTTGAGGAGGCAGGCTCTGTTATGGAGGTCACAGGTGACATCACCTGAGTAGAGTACTATTCAAAATGTCTGCCATTTTTCTTGGACTGAAGTGACTTTATGCTTGTACGTGGCAACACTGCTTATGCTAACATTCGCCATGAGAGGAGGGTGCCGTGTTGTAATCGGAATATATTATGTGAAAATTGTTGGTAGAATTTGGGCGGCGGGGGGAGTTGGACTGAAGGATATGTAGGTTATGGAGTGGGCGCTTGCACAGTTTCAACTGTGCGTTAACCAGAGGAGGCTGCAATGTGAATTATAAATATTATTTCTGGTGTTAACGTGAAGCATGATCTAAGTCATGGCAGCTGGCCAAGTCAGCCTGCAAACAGGGCAAAGACTCCATGGGGCTGGTGGGAGGGCAGCCGTGGGTGGATACTGACATCTCAAGGTTGAAGAGGATTTGATAGATTCTGAGAAATGTAAAAACACCCGAGCAGTTGAAGCGGGCCATGTTGCTACAGATGTCTGGACTGCAAAGAGGGAGCTTCTGCAAATGAATGGGTACATTTGCCTGAGGATCAGGCTGATGGGCTGATGGTGAGAATTCTTCTTCCAGAAGTTTGTCTGTGTTGATCTCGACAAGGCCATAGTTTTGGGGCGTTCAAGCTTGGTGTTTTCCTTAATTTCATTCCTCAGGGAGGAACCTCTGGTCAGCGTGCAGAAGGGTGTAAGTAAAAAAGGGGCCTGAGCCAGCTTGAGAAGAAGGCCTGGCCTGACATTTCCTGCCGGCTGCCTCACTGACAAAGTTCATTCCACCCGCTCAGATTCTCCTGGATTTGGAGGAGGCCAGCATCTCTACCAAAGGAACCAAGAGTGGGGCCTTTGTCATGTACAATTGTGCTCGTCTAGCCACGCTGTTTGAGACATACCAGCGGGAAGCAGAGAAAGGTGCGTGCAAGACCAGCCCCCTGGCCCTCACTCACTGAGCTGCTGAGAGTTTGGACTGTTCCCAAGTTAGGTTGGGAGCTCTTCACAGACAAATCAGAGCTGCAGCCAAGCGATCTCCTCCAAGAGGCAAAGAGGCGTTGCTTGTTTTACTTGTGAATGGTGAGCCGAGAGGTAACGCACATAAACCAGATTCCTGAACtttcttgccttttccttctgttaCCCTCATGGGAGTAAGAGCAGGCTTTTGCAAGAAGATCAGAACCAATCAAGAGTCTGGATAATATTTGATTgacttctctgccttctctgcggCTCCCGGCTCCCTCAGAAAATGTCAtgcttccctgcctttcccccatctCCTTTTTGCCTAAGAACTCTCAATTCTGCAAAACCTCATCTGTTTCACCTTCAGTACATTTATAAAACATTTAGGAATAACAATGACGATGATgatgtcccagtggtaatcggcacgctgggcgccatcccgaaaatactagggcagcacttgaaacatcttcgaattgacaaaattaacattggtcaaattcagaaggcagccctgctgggatcctcacgaatactacgccgatacattacaactgaggctcgaattgtaatgaaggccaacagccagctaaagatctggcagctgtgaaatctacaataatcataataatcataaaGTTCTGTCGAGTCACAACTGACACACGATGACCtgtcatgggattttcaaggcaagagatgagcttAGATGTTTTACTGCTTCCTGCCTCTGcagccctggtcttccttggtggtcctccatccaaacactgaccttaagtagttctgccttttgaCAAGCTTGGGCTATTCAAGATGCAGCGTTTTGGTTTAATttgcttgctttatttt of Sphaerodactylus townsendi isolate TG3544 linkage group LG03, MPM_Stown_v2.3, whole genome shotgun sequence contains these proteins:
- the DALRD3 gene encoding DALR anticodon-binding domain-containing protein 3 isoform X1, with the translated sequence MTCFSAKSSGICASSAVAMETDDGRLSVSKTLRALKDVLAGKVADGARGAAWFKESSSRNLRSRDFLAPQAALRAVFGDGQVPDGIVKSVLSLKCPGVPPIQCCQNGLAGLTVQLDRTAVFADILKAIPSYAKPPQIALGGPCVVLNCVPLHGCKGLNSFSLNHLRAILVTDHLAGVLQAQGVDVHLVPALADEETRRFLRQLQIEWPSGLEMSPSSEDFLTMKDALRQCPHATFAEMDEEGAMCRLHLRGFLGNQEQQKDSLEGYDPNLDVFLVTEEKLLHVAELQRAASQCAALAPGRCYDVVHVVSHEEAFQQQKVDLLWRLVAPQVPPASQKHLVCGPVKVAAAASPVSVLQYFQVRHSQMYEASVLKYGDLSQDESWTETISVLMSAAIRFEMLSTAHSKQILLDLEEASISTKGTKSGAFVMYNCARLATLFETYQREAEKGTYPAFPLPSELDYSSLREEGEWLLVFNSILPFSEVLSQVVQLPISSSGIRITASTEAVCKFLIQLSMDFSSYYNRVHILGEPRPHLFSQMFARLQLMRAVREVFHSALMTLHLPPLNQI
- the DALRD3 gene encoding DALR anticodon-binding domain-containing protein 3 isoform X2; the encoded protein is MTCFSAKSSGICASSAVAMETDDGRLSVSKTLRALKDVLAGKVADGARGAAWFKESSSRNLRSRDFLAPQAALRAVFGDGQVPDGIVKSVLSLKCPGVPPIQCCQNGLAGLTVQLDRTAVFADILKAIPSYAKPPQIALGGPCVVLNCVPLHGCKGLNSFSLNHLRAILVTDHLAGVLQAQGVDVHLVPALADEETRRFLRQLQIEWPSGLEMSPSSEDFLTMKDALRQCPHATFAEMDEEGAMCRLHLRGFLGNQEQQKDSLEGYDPNLDVFLVTEEKLLHVAELQRAASQCAALAPGRCYDVVHVVSHEEAFQQQKVDLLWRLVAPQVPPASQKHLVCGPVKVAAAASPVSVLQYFQVRHSQMYEASVLKYGDLSQDESWTETISVLMSAAIRFEMLSTAHSKQILLDLEEASISTKGTKSGAFVMYNCARLATLFETYQREAEKG